One genomic region from Granulicatella adiacens ATCC 49175 encodes:
- the recA gene encoding recombinase RecA, which yields MAENENRQRALEDALKKIEKSYGKGAVMKLGEKVDTQIQTVSSGSLALDIALGVGGFPRGRIIEVYGPESSGKTTVALHAVAEVQKRGGVAAFIDAEHALDPEYAKALGVNIDELLLSQPDTGEQGLGIADALVSSGAVDIVIVDSVAALVPRAEIDGDMGQSHVGLQARLMSQALRKLSGSINKTKTIAIFINQIREKVGVMFGNPETTPGGRALKFYATVRLEVRRADQIKQGTEILGNQTKIKVVKNKVAPPFKTAVVDIMYGEGISQLGELLDMAADLDFVKKSGAWYAYNDEKIGQGRENAKAYLADHPEVVADLNQKVRAHYGIGVAAPVEVGEEGQTSLLD from the coding sequence ATGGCAGAAAATGAAAATCGTCAAAGAGCATTGGAAGATGCGTTAAAGAAAATTGAAAAGAGCTACGGTAAAGGTGCCGTAATGAAATTAGGAGAAAAAGTAGATACACAAATCCAAACAGTATCTTCAGGGTCTCTTGCATTAGATATCGCATTAGGCGTAGGTGGGTTCCCACGTGGACGTATCATCGAAGTATACGGACCAGAATCATCAGGTAAAACAACTGTTGCACTTCATGCGGTTGCAGAAGTTCAAAAACGTGGTGGAGTAGCAGCGTTTATCGATGCTGAGCATGCTCTAGATCCAGAATACGCAAAAGCTTTAGGCGTAAACATTGATGAATTACTATTATCTCAACCAGATACAGGGGAACAAGGATTAGGAATTGCAGATGCGTTAGTATCATCAGGAGCCGTTGACATTGTGATCGTTGACTCAGTTGCTGCGTTAGTTCCACGTGCCGAAATCGATGGCGACATGGGACAATCACACGTAGGTCTGCAAGCTCGTTTAATGTCTCAAGCACTACGTAAGTTATCAGGTTCTATTAACAAAACAAAAACAATCGCAATCTTTATCAACCAAATCCGTGAAAAAGTAGGCGTTATGTTCGGAAATCCTGAGACAACACCTGGTGGACGTGCGTTAAAATTCTACGCGACAGTTCGTTTAGAAGTACGTCGTGCTGATCAAATCAAACAAGGTACTGAAATCTTAGGGAACCAAACTAAAATCAAAGTTGTTAAAAACAAAGTGGCTCCACCATTTAAAACAGCTGTTGTGGATATCATGTACGGAGAAGGGATTTCTCAACTTGGGGAATTACTCGATATGGCTGCAGACCTTGACTTCGTGAAGAAGAGTGGTGCATGGTACGCTTATAACGACGAGAAGATTGGTCAAGGTCGTGAGAATGCAAAAGCATACTTGGCAGACCATCCAGAAGTCGTTGCCGACTTGAACCAAAAAGTTCGTGCTCACTATGGCATTGGAGTAGCAGCTCCTGTTGAAGTGGGAGAAGAAGGACAAACAAGTTTATTAGACTAA
- a CDS encoding septation ring formation regulator EzrA, with protein sequence MGFIIFLVLIVVLGAALYGTAIYLTRKQNKVIEELSEKKDKLMAVPIADTFYTLKNLNLTGQTKRTYETWQATWQTITRFRFPEIEAALVSAEQYIQKLNFFKGRQVTQQAENLIEETKAEVDKIYSALQKLLDSEKQNRAELDLLQERYASMRKDLLAHSFSFGEALETLEKRLAYLELDFAKFNTLTNEGDHLEAKEVLGRIEKEMKEFESIVEQVPQLLKEIDTVYNEQVEDLKQGYKRMVEEHYQFSKISIPDEIESIEKTIQVARNHIAATELEEARQQLDKVAREIDQLYDVMEAEFEAREFVYRNKVQVEKRLNQVLQSNRYVNIEVDRVSQNYILSNNEFVRVQEFAEQLEKEQEAIQYYSKAMKNHQVPYSVVKEHYELVLDKLNSIDEDQTDLVNTLSDLRSQEKAIRDGLDVFELDLRNMKRTIEKYHLPGLPKEYLELFFATSNRIEQLWQKMNRVKLDMSEINAANNVIEEDVEKLDILTEQIVDNAQLTEYMIQHANRYRLSHPEIETAIGRALDLFNHTFKYDESLQIIESALEQVEPGAGNRVRQNYQSEKNNSLFF encoded by the coding sequence ATGGGATTTATAATCTTTCTAGTGCTGATTGTAGTACTAGGTGCTGCATTATATGGAACAGCAATCTATTTAACAAGAAAACAAAATAAAGTGATTGAGGAATTATCTGAGAAAAAAGATAAGTTAATGGCAGTGCCAATTGCGGATACTTTCTATACTTTGAAGAATCTAAATCTAACAGGTCAAACAAAGAGAACTTATGAGACATGGCAAGCGACTTGGCAAACAATCACACGTTTTAGATTTCCTGAAATTGAAGCTGCTCTAGTAAGTGCAGAACAATATATTCAAAAATTAAACTTCTTTAAGGGGAGACAAGTTACTCAACAAGCTGAGAACTTAATAGAAGAAACAAAAGCAGAAGTTGATAAAATCTATTCAGCATTACAAAAATTATTAGATAGTGAGAAGCAAAATAGAGCGGAGTTAGATTTATTACAAGAACGTTATGCTTCAATGAGAAAAGATTTATTAGCACATAGCTTTTCGTTTGGAGAGGCTTTAGAGACTTTAGAAAAGCGTTTAGCTTACTTAGAGTTGGACTTCGCAAAGTTTAATACTTTAACTAACGAAGGAGATCACTTAGAAGCCAAGGAAGTACTTGGTCGTATTGAGAAAGAGATGAAAGAATTTGAATCCATCGTGGAACAAGTTCCTCAACTCTTAAAAGAAATCGATACTGTCTATAATGAGCAAGTGGAAGATTTAAAACAAGGCTACAAGAGAATGGTTGAAGAGCATTATCAATTCTCGAAGATTTCTATTCCTGATGAAATTGAGAGCATTGAAAAAACGATTCAAGTGGCTCGTAACCATATTGCTGCTACAGAATTAGAGGAAGCTCGTCAACAATTAGATAAAGTAGCTCGTGAAATCGACCAACTTTACGATGTGATGGAAGCGGAATTTGAAGCACGTGAATTTGTATACCGTAACAAAGTGCAAGTTGAAAAACGATTGAACCAAGTATTACAAAGCAACCGTTATGTGAATATTGAGGTTGATCGTGTATCACAAAATTATATTTTATCGAATAATGAGTTTGTTCGTGTTCAAGAATTTGCTGAACAATTAGAAAAAGAACAAGAAGCTATTCAATACTACAGCAAGGCGATGAAAAATCATCAAGTGCCTTACTCCGTTGTAAAAGAACATTACGAACTTGTTCTTGATAAATTAAATAGTATTGATGAAGATCAAACGGATTTAGTAAACACTTTATCTGATTTACGTAGCCAAGAAAAAGCGATTCGTGACGGATTAGATGTCTTCGAATTAGACTTACGTAATATGAAACGTACGATTGAGAAATACCACTTACCAGGTCTTCCAAAAGAATACTTAGAATTGTTCTTTGCAACAAGCAATCGTATTGAGCAATTATGGCAAAAAATGAATCGTGTGAAGTTAGATATGAGTGAAATTAATGCCGCAAATAATGTGATTGAAGAGGATGTTGAGAAATTAGATATCCTTACAGAGCAAATTGTGGACAACGCTCAATTAACGGAGTATATGATACAACATGCCAACCGTTATCGTTTATCACATCCTGAAATCGAAACTGCAATTGGTCGTGCACTTGACCTATTCAACCACACATTCAAATACGATGAATCATTACAAATTATTGAGTCAGCGTTAGAACAAGTGGAACCGGGTGCTGGTAACCGTGTCCGTCAAAACTATCAATCAGAAAAGAATAATAGCTTATTCTTCTAA
- a CDS encoding IS3 family transposase — MKELREVGYQLKYLLKAMKMAKSTYYFELNKVDAVAEKNGDLLLEIQTIFHENKGRYGVRRIYQELRRRGYVVNHKRIQRLMHINDLFGKRPKQKYHSYRGSVGKVADNIINRDFVAKRPLQKWSTDVSQFTFSWGKCFFSPILDMSTNEIISYDLSLSPDLEQIQRMLNRAFKKFPDVNGLILHSDQGWQYQHAFYQRSLNERGIIQSMSRKGNCYDNCIIETFFARMKNEMFYGFEMEYSTFKEFQTAVEEYIDYYNNKRIQEKTKWMPPVLYRETSMCSA; from the coding sequence ATCAAGGAACTTCGAGAAGTAGGATACCAACTAAAATATCTTCTTAAAGCGATGAAAATGGCTAAATCTACTTATTATTTTGAATTAAATAAAGTAGATGCTGTGGCTGAAAAGAATGGGGATTTATTATTGGAAATCCAAACAATCTTTCATGAAAATAAAGGTAGATATGGTGTTAGAAGAATTTACCAAGAACTTCGTCGTAGAGGTTACGTTGTTAATCATAAAAGAATTCAACGTCTGATGCATATAAATGATTTGTTTGGAAAACGCCCTAAACAAAAATACCATTCTTATCGTGGTAGTGTTGGAAAAGTTGCTGATAATATTATTAACAGAGATTTTGTGGCCAAAAGGCCTCTTCAAAAATGGAGTACAGATGTATCTCAATTCACTTTTTCTTGGGGAAAATGTTTCTTTTCTCCAATCTTAGATATGTCTACTAATGAAATAATCTCCTATGATCTTTCTCTAAGCCCCGACTTAGAACAGATTCAAAGGATGCTAAATAGAGCTTTCAAAAAATTCCCTGATGTTAATGGATTGATTCTCCATTCTGATCAAGGTTGGCAATATCAACACGCATTTTACCAAAGATCATTAAATGAACGAGGGATTATTCAATCAATGTCCCGAAAAGGAAATTGTTATGATAATTGCATTATAGAAACGTTTTTCGCCAGAATGAAGAACGAAATGTTCTACGGTTTTGAAATGGAATATTCTACCTTTAAGGAATTTCAAACGGCTGTGGAAGAATATATAGATTATTACAATAACAAAAGAATTCAAGAAAAAACAAAATGGATGCCCCCTGTTCTATACAGGGAAACATCCATGTGTTCAGCTTAA
- a CDS encoding cytochrome c biogenesis CcdA family protein gives MDFVFMGSVFFAGLFSFFSPCVLPLFPVYFGVLMSEQDGRHIQIGKVSIYWKPIIRTLIFITGISTVFFFLGFAATILGSLIYNAWFNISLGVIIVILGLHQMEFFQFLFLQKQKTVQFEIKNQKSLWSSYLLGLSFSFGWTPCVGPVLSAVLSLISTQQASPFYGVFLLCLYILGLSIPFLILSIASTWAFKIFNLAKKRLMVLKKLGGLVIVLMGLAIIWAQLPQILH, from the coding sequence ATGGATTTTGTTTTTATGGGTAGCGTATTTTTTGCAGGACTATTTTCTTTTTTTTCACCTTGTGTTTTACCGCTATTCCCAGTATATTTTGGAGTTTTAATGAGTGAACAAGATGGTAGACATATTCAGATTGGAAAAGTTTCTATTTATTGGAAACCAATTATCCGGACATTGATTTTTATAACGGGAATCTCAACAGTTTTTTTCTTTCTGGGCTTTGCAGCAACTATCTTAGGAAGCTTGATATACAATGCGTGGTTCAATATTTCATTAGGGGTCATAATTGTTATTTTAGGCTTGCATCAGATGGAGTTCTTTCAATTTTTATTTTTACAAAAACAAAAGACTGTACAATTTGAGATTAAAAATCAAAAATCTTTATGGAGTAGTTATCTACTAGGTCTCAGCTTTAGTTTTGGCTGGACACCTTGTGTGGGACCTGTACTCAGTGCAGTGTTGTCATTAATTTCAACACAACAAGCTAGTCCATTTTATGGAGTGTTTTTATTATGTCTTTATATTCTTGGATTATCCATTCCATTTTTAATACTATCGATTGCGTCAACCTGGGCATTTAAAATATTCAATCTTGCAAAAAAACGTTTAATGGTATTAAAAAAACTTGGTGGTTTAGTAATTGTGTTGATGGGTTTAGCCATTATCTGGGCACAGCTCCCACAAATACTTCATTAA
- a CDS encoding transposase, with translation MRYSFEFKMKCVELYRQGIWAETPEKVMKRSFQRKILDWDKIEKIHGPKGLERVKRQRKWTAEEKLTFILQVLNGKTLSEVSFPAGISRGLLSSWVHKYLTYGYNGLKNEKRRQALSKELIMNKKAVTGNLSESEREELVRLRERNAYLEAEIAVIKKLRALRKEQEAALLKARKQRSSRNFEK, from the coding sequence ATGCGTTACTCATTTGAATTCAAAATGAAATGTGTAGAATTATATCGACAAGGAATATGGGCCGAAACGCCTGAAAAAGTTATGAAAAGGAGTTTCCAAAGAAAAATACTGGATTGGGATAAAATTGAAAAAATTCACGGACCTAAAGGATTAGAGCGCGTTAAAAGGCAAAGAAAATGGACAGCAGAAGAAAAATTGACATTTATTCTACAGGTTTTAAACGGGAAGACTCTTTCAGAGGTTTCTTTTCCAGCAGGAATTAGTCGCGGATTATTAAGTTCTTGGGTTCACAAGTACCTAACTTATGGATATAATGGTCTAAAGAATGAGAAACGTAGACAAGCATTATCTAAGGAGCTTATTATGAATAAAAAGGCTGTGACTGGTAACCTTTCAGAATCCGAACGAGAAGAATTAGTTCGATTACGTGAGCGAAATGCATATTTAGAAGCTGAAATTGCTGTTATAAAAAAACTGAGAGCCTTGAGAAAAGAACAGGAAGCTGCGCTTCTCAAGGCGCGAAAGCAGCGATCATCAAGGAACTTCGAGAAGTAG
- the pepV gene encoding dipeptidase PepV yields MTIDWKKEVELRKEDLLKDLFTLLRIDSVRDDSKATEEAPVGPGPKEALEAFLAIGERDGFTTKQVGNLAGHIEFAPNPDFKETLGVLGHVDVVPVGTGWDTDPFEPQIINDRIYARGSSDDKGPSMAAYYALKIIKELGLPVSRRVRFIIGTDEESGWKCMDRYFQTEEMPDFGFSPDATFPIINGEKGILSLHYDIPGEASEGDYQLLSFDAGLRENMVPQDAHAEIIVPNENEVVDRFFAYVSANPVEGTAQVLDGKVILDVVGKSAHGSTPDKGINAGTHLAKFLNQFNFKGNAKKYLAFAAEVLHEDTEGKNLKVAYTHEVMGPLTANAGIFTYTPELGGVAVVNFRYPLGVTAEGLEIKTEVVASGYGFTVAHGKAQVPHYVSPEDELVSTLLEVYHRQTGLPAHEQSIGGGTYGRIFERGVAYGALFPDSIDTMHQANEFFALEDLFRSTAIYAEAIYELIK; encoded by the coding sequence ATGACAATTGATTGGAAAAAAGAAGTAGAACTTCGTAAAGAAGATTTATTAAAAGATTTATTTACATTATTACGTATTGACAGTGTACGTGATGATTCAAAAGCGACAGAGGAAGCGCCTGTAGGTCCCGGTCCTAAAGAAGCACTAGAAGCTTTCTTGGCAATCGGTGAACGTGATGGTTTCACAACAAAACAAGTTGGTAACTTAGCAGGGCATATCGAATTTGCACCAAATCCAGACTTTAAAGAAACTCTTGGAGTTTTAGGTCACGTGGACGTTGTTCCAGTTGGGACAGGCTGGGATACAGATCCGTTTGAACCACAAATTATAAATGATCGTATTTATGCTCGTGGTTCAAGCGATGATAAAGGACCAAGTATGGCAGCTTACTACGCGCTAAAAATCATTAAGGAATTAGGATTACCAGTTTCTAGACGTGTTCGTTTCATTATTGGGACAGACGAAGAATCCGGTTGGAAATGTATGGACCGTTACTTCCAAACAGAAGAAATGCCAGACTTTGGTTTCTCACCAGATGCAACATTTCCAATTATTAACGGGGAAAAAGGAATTCTGTCATTACACTATGATATTCCAGGTGAAGCATCAGAGGGGGATTACCAATTATTAAGCTTCGATGCAGGCTTACGTGAAAACATGGTTCCTCAAGATGCGCATGCGGAAATTATTGTTCCAAATGAAAACGAAGTGGTGGACCGCTTCTTTGCATATGTTTCTGCAAATCCTGTTGAAGGAACTGCTCAAGTTTTAGACGGGAAAGTCATCTTAGATGTGGTTGGTAAATCAGCACACGGATCTACTCCAGATAAAGGAATCAACGCTGGTACACACTTAGCGAAATTCTTAAACCAATTCAACTTCAAAGGCAATGCGAAGAAATATTTAGCATTTGCTGCTGAAGTATTACATGAAGATACAGAAGGTAAAAACTTAAAAGTAGCTTATACCCATGAAGTGATGGGACCTTTAACAGCTAATGCCGGAATCTTCACTTATACTCCAGAATTAGGTGGGGTAGCTGTAGTAAACTTCCGTTATCCATTAGGGGTCACTGCTGAAGGTCTTGAAATTAAGACAGAAGTAGTTGCTTCAGGATACGGCTTCACAGTTGCTCACGGGAAAGCACAAGTTCCTCACTATGTATCTCCAGAAGATGAGTTAGTGTCAACATTATTAGAGGTATATCACCGTCAAACAGGATTACCTGCACATGAACAATCAATCGGTGGTGGTACATACGGACGTATCTTCGAACGTGGTGTAGCGTATGGTGCGCTATTTCCGGACTCAATCGATACAATGCACCAAGCAAATGAATTCTTCGCTTTAGAGGATTTATTCAGATCTACAGCGATTTATGCAGAAGCGATTTACGAATTAATTAAGTAA
- a CDS encoding pseudouridine synthase: MRIDKCLADCGLGTRSEVKSLLKSKKITVNGKVVTNGKVQVNPETDEILFDGEKIQYEEFVYIMMNKPKGVVSATEDNLHKTVLDLINPLYFKKGVFPVGRLDIDTHGLLLLTNDGELAHRLLSPKKHVTKIYQARVEGVMTPEDAAAFERGIVLSDGTECMPARLDILSTTQDESIVQIHLKEGKFHQVKRMVKACGKNVVDLQRLTMGTLKLDERLALGESRPLTEEERQSLEIND; the protein is encoded by the coding sequence ATGAGAATAGATAAATGTTTAGCAGATTGTGGCCTTGGAACTCGTTCCGAGGTCAAATCTTTATTAAAGTCAAAAAAAATTACCGTTAATGGGAAAGTCGTAACGAATGGAAAAGTTCAAGTGAATCCTGAAACGGATGAGATTTTATTCGATGGTGAAAAAATTCAGTATGAAGAATTTGTCTATATTATGATGAATAAACCTAAAGGAGTCGTCAGTGCCACAGAAGATAATCTGCATAAAACGGTTCTGGATTTAATCAATCCGCTCTATTTTAAAAAGGGAGTCTTTCCTGTAGGGCGTTTGGATATCGATACGCACGGATTATTACTTTTGACAAATGATGGAGAATTGGCACACCGTCTTCTTTCACCAAAGAAACACGTCACAAAAATCTATCAAGCAAGAGTCGAAGGGGTGATGACTCCTGAAGATGCCGCTGCTTTTGAGAGGGGCATTGTGTTATCGGATGGGACGGAGTGCATGCCTGCACGTCTGGATATTCTTTCAACGACGCAGGATGAATCGATTGTTCAGATTCATCTAAAAGAAGGAAAATTCCATCAGGTGAAACGAATGGTCAAAGCTTGTGGGAAAAACGTTGTAGACTTGCAGCGACTCACGATGGGGACACTCAAGCTAGATGAGCGTCTCGCGTTAGGAGAGAGCAGACCATTAACCGAAGAAGAACGACAATCATTAGAAATCAATGACTAA
- a CDS encoding redoxin family protein → MMKRKLLLAVFSTFLLAACQNSQMGMDKMDMKSTTEEMGKMSEQKTENKDSMNGTMGMDEVSDYTFKTLDGKDVSLADYKGKKIYLKFWASWCPICLAGLADINQLADTPPKDAVVLTVVAPGVNREKKLDDFKEWFSGLEYKTLPVLVDNNGQFLKKLGVVGYPSSAFIDANGKVVRVQPGHVTNEDIVKTLETL, encoded by the coding sequence ATGATGAAAAGAAAATTATTGTTAGCCGTATTTAGTACATTTTTATTAGCTGCTTGCCAAAACTCACAAATGGGTATGGATAAAATGGATATGAAATCTACGACTGAAGAAATGGGAAAGATGAGCGAGCAAAAGACAGAAAATAAAGATTCAATGAATGGAACAATGGGGATGGATGAAGTGAGTGATTATACTTTTAAAACGCTAGATGGGAAAGACGTTTCTCTTGCAGATTATAAGGGAAAGAAAATCTATCTGAAATTTTGGGCTTCATGGTGCCCAATCTGTTTAGCTGGACTTGCTGATATTAATCAATTAGCGGACACGCCTCCTAAAGATGCAGTCGTTCTAACTGTTGTTGCACCAGGTGTGAATCGTGAAAAAAAATTAGACGACTTTAAAGAATGGTTTTCTGGGTTGGAGTATAAAACACTTCCAGTTTTAGTAGATAATAATGGTCAGTTTTTAAAAAAATTAGGAGTCGTTGGGTACCCTTCTTCAGCTTTTATTGATGCAAATGGGAAAGTGGTAAGAGTTCAACCAGGTCACGTAACGAATGAGGATATCGTGAAGACTTTAGAAACACTTTAG
- a CDS encoding polysaccharide biosynthesis protein — protein sequence MFKRKPYVGLSDKIRNQKNSQQILLESSSWLTIGNIVSRLLGALYIIPWGMWMGADRDNANYLYFIAYNIYALVLQISTAGIPVAISKIVADNHARRDYKTSWRLFKGTMLFMTFLGFVFAAGMYFAAPLFAKGATPEEIADSILVIRSLTPAVLIIPPLSLMRGYYQGYNEMAASAKSQLWEQVVRIVYMLALTYFVMRIVSGGYVLAVAHSTFAAFVGAVIAFLYLAYKMLRDHKGMMELMEEGRPERPLSFWKIILEVMREALPFVLVTSSIQIISLIDQETFQRFVPIFTTYSFEEGKELITLFGFNANKIIMIVISLAMSISTAALPLLAAHYSVNDREEVKRVIANNLGLFAYIMIPASVGMAIVSEPIYNVFYSPDPTGTYLLVVSCVMCVFLGLFVTFTYILQSMEQHIIAIKALGFTVIIKLLWQPMMMYFLGGAGPLIASSVAFFVATLYMCRHVLRLTRFDLNYVLKKFGQVLLASFAMAVTSAITLFAIKQVMPIGGKVRALIAVAVVGLVGVATYGLITLKNRLADEMLGARVGGIRRKLRMK from the coding sequence ATGTTTAAAAGAAAGCCTTATGTAGGCCTAAGTGATAAAATTCGAAATCAGAAAAATTCGCAACAAATTCTCTTGGAAAGTTCATCTTGGTTAACGATTGGGAATATCGTCTCAAGATTACTTGGAGCTCTTTATATCATTCCTTGGGGAATGTGGATGGGTGCAGATAGGGATAATGCGAACTACTTATATTTTATCGCCTATAATATTTATGCATTAGTATTACAAATATCAACAGCTGGAATTCCGGTTGCAATTTCTAAAATCGTAGCGGACAACCATGCAAGAAGAGACTATAAGACGAGTTGGAGATTGTTTAAAGGAACGATGCTCTTTATGACGTTCTTAGGGTTTGTATTTGCGGCAGGAATGTATTTTGCAGCGCCACTTTTTGCAAAAGGAGCTACTCCTGAAGAGATTGCTGATAGTATTTTGGTCATCCGTTCGTTAACGCCTGCGGTACTCATTATTCCACCGCTTAGCTTAATGCGTGGATACTATCAAGGGTACAACGAAATGGCTGCTTCTGCGAAATCTCAATTATGGGAACAAGTAGTGCGTATCGTATATATGTTAGCTCTAACTTATTTCGTGATGCGTATCGTTTCTGGTGGTTATGTTCTTGCTGTAGCTCATTCAACATTCGCGGCCTTTGTCGGAGCGGTCATTGCGTTCTTATACTTAGCTTATAAGATGTTACGCGACCATAAAGGCATGATGGAATTAATGGAAGAGGGTCGTCCTGAACGTCCATTAAGTTTCTGGAAGATTATTCTGGAAGTAATGCGGGAGGCGTTACCTTTCGTATTAGTGACTTCAAGTATTCAAATCATCAGTTTGATTGACCAAGAAACCTTCCAACGTTTCGTGCCAATCTTTACAACTTACTCTTTTGAAGAAGGTAAAGAACTCATCACCTTGTTTGGATTTAATGCGAATAAGATTATTATGATCGTGATTTCGCTAGCGATGAGTATTTCGACAGCGGCTCTGCCACTGCTTGCGGCTCATTATTCTGTGAATGACCGGGAAGAAGTTAAACGCGTCATAGCGAATAACCTTGGTTTATTTGCGTATATTATGATTCCAGCTTCTGTCGGTATGGCGATTGTATCGGAACCAATATATAATGTGTTCTATTCACCAGACCCAACTGGAACTTATTTATTAGTTGTCTCATGCGTCATGTGTGTGTTCTTAGGATTATTTGTAACGTTCACATATATCTTACAATCGATGGAACAACATATTATCGCCATTAAAGCATTAGGATTTACAGTGATTATTAAATTGCTATGGCAACCAATGATGATGTACTTCCTTGGCGGAGCAGGTCCGTTAATTGCGAGTTCGGTTGCGTTCTTTGTAGCTACACTGTATATGTGTCGCCACGTTCTTCGATTGACTCGATTCGATTTGAATTACGTATTGAAGAAATTTGGGCAAGTACTTCTTGCATCTTTTGCAATGGCTGTGACTTCTGCGATTACATTATTTGCAATTAAACAAGTCATGCCAATTGGTGGTAAAGTACGTGCTTTAATTGCAGTTGCTGTGGTTGGTCTTGTCGGAGTAGCGACATACGGACTGATTACGCTGAAGAATCGATTAGCTGATGAAATGCTTGGCGCTCGTGTCGGTGGCATTCGTCGTAAATTGAGGATGAAATAA
- a CDS encoding competence/damage-inducible protein A, translated as MNAEIIAVGTELLMGQIVNTNSAYLAQELAKNSIPTYYQQVVGDNEERMVEAIELAASRSDLIILSGGLGPTTDDITKQVLARFLEVPLVEDKKALQKVIEFHVRSHRDMSENNRRQALAFEGGTVFKNHNGLAVGCGFEKDGRQFIVLPGPPNELKMMMQKEVLPFLRKKVGKVDLFESRYLRFFGIGESRLVTILENLIEEQTNPTIAPYAGKFEVMLRLTANGETEEECRDLLDGMELLIQSQVGEFFYGYGDHNTLQEVTVDLLKESGLTIACAESLTGGLFAASVVAFEGSSSYFQGGTVAYQREAKETQLGIDSTLLDQYGMVSAECAKAMAEQARLHYQSDLGISFTGVAGPSEMEGKEVGTIFVALASRTDVEVLELHLARNRNDNREFAVQHGWNLLRKYFLKQVRTK; from the coding sequence ATGAATGCGGAAATTATAGCAGTCGGAACTGAACTACTTATGGGTCAAATTGTAAATACGAATAGCGCGTATTTAGCTCAAGAATTGGCGAAAAATTCGATTCCAACTTACTATCAACAAGTAGTTGGCGATAATGAAGAAAGAATGGTTGAAGCGATTGAATTGGCTGCTTCAAGAAGTGATTTGATTATTCTCTCTGGCGGACTTGGGCCAACAACAGATGATATTACCAAGCAAGTATTGGCGCGCTTTTTAGAAGTGCCCCTAGTTGAAGATAAAAAAGCTCTTCAAAAAGTGATTGAGTTTCATGTGCGTTCTCATAGGGATATGAGTGAAAATAATCGTAGACAGGCATTAGCCTTTGAAGGTGGAACGGTTTTTAAAAATCATAACGGACTTGCAGTAGGGTGCGGTTTTGAAAAAGATGGCCGACAATTCATTGTTTTACCTGGACCACCAAATGAATTGAAAATGATGATGCAAAAAGAAGTGTTGCCTTTCTTACGTAAGAAAGTGGGCAAAGTGGATTTATTTGAATCACGTTACTTACGCTTCTTTGGAATTGGAGAATCACGCTTAGTAACCATTTTAGAAAATCTAATTGAAGAACAAACAAATCCGACGATTGCACCATATGCTGGTAAATTTGAAGTAATGCTTCGTTTAACGGCCAATGGTGAAACAGAAGAAGAGTGCAGAGATCTTCTTGATGGAATGGAACTACTTATCCAATCGCAAGTAGGAGAATTTTTCTATGGATACGGGGACCACAATACATTACAAGAAGTCACTGTTGATTTACTAAAAGAATCAGGTCTTACGATTGCTTGCGCTGAAAGTTTAACGGGTGGATTGTTTGCAGCAAGTGTCGTTGCCTTTGAAGGAAGCTCATCCTACTTCCAAGGAGGAACAGTCGCTTATCAAAGAGAAGCGAAAGAAACGCAACTAGGAATCGATAGTACCTTGCTGGATCAATACGGAATGGTTAGTGCAGAATGTGCCAAGGCCATGGCGGAACAAGCAAGACTCCATTATCAAAGTGATTTAGGCATTTCATTTACGGGAGTTGCAGGGCCAAGTGAAATGGAAGGAAAAGAAGTCGGAACGATTTTCGTCGCATTAGCTTCCAGGACAGACGTAGAAGTTCTTGAATTACACCTTGCACGTAATCGTAACGATAATCGTGAATTCGCAGTACAACATGGATGGAATTTACTCAGAAAATATTTTTTAAAACAAGTTCGAACAAAATAA